The proteins below are encoded in one region of Streptomyces ficellus:
- a CDS encoding SAM-dependent methyltransferase has product MTAGRIRTDVAHNARVWNYWLGGKDNYPVDREVGDQVVSLYPGIGEVARADRAFLGRAVAYLAGEAGVRQFLDIGTGLPTADNTHEVAQRIAPDARVVYVDNDPIVLTHARALLTGSAEGVTEYVDADAHQPERILDAVRPVLDLGRPVAVMMLGILNFVLDTDEARSIVRTLMAAMPSGSHLVLTHPTLELGGGGNAEAMEFWNRNATPPITARGRAEFASFLDGLEVLEPGIVSCASWRCATAVEVAQFGAVARKP; this is encoded by the coding sequence GTGACCGCAGGCAGGATCCGCACCGACGTCGCGCACAACGCCCGCGTCTGGAACTACTGGCTGGGCGGGAAGGACAACTATCCGGTCGACCGCGAGGTCGGCGACCAGGTGGTGTCCCTGTACCCGGGCATCGGTGAAGTCGCCCGCGCGGACCGGGCGTTCCTGGGCCGGGCGGTGGCGTATCTGGCGGGTGAGGCGGGCGTCCGGCAGTTCCTGGACATCGGTACGGGCCTGCCGACCGCCGACAACACGCACGAGGTCGCGCAGCGGATCGCGCCCGACGCGCGGGTTGTGTACGTCGACAACGACCCGATCGTCCTCACGCACGCCCGGGCTCTGCTGACCGGCTCCGCGGAGGGCGTGACGGAGTACGTCGACGCGGACGCCCACCAGCCGGAGCGGATCCTGGACGCCGTCCGGCCGGTGCTGGACCTCGGCCGGCCGGTCGCCGTGATGATGCTGGGCATCCTCAACTTCGTGCTGGACACGGACGAGGCCCGGTCGATCGTGCGGACGCTGATGGCGGCGATGCCGTCCGGCAGTCACCTGGTGCTGACCCACCCGACCCTGGAGCTGGGCGGTGGGGGCAACGCGGAGGCGATGGAGTTCTGGAACAGGAACGCGACGCCGCCCATCACCGCGCGCGGCCGGGCGGAGTTCGCGTCGTTCCTGGACGGTCTGGAGGTGCTGGAGCCGGGCATCGTGTCGTGCGCGAGCTGGCGGTGCGCGACGGCGGTGGAGGTGGCGCAGTTCGGCGCGGTCGCCCGCAAGCCGTGA
- a CDS encoding glycerophosphodiester phosphodiesterase — translation MGAVTVVAHRGDPYRVRENTLASLRSAVARGADAVEIDVRLTRDGVPVLLHDDSLKRLWRVERPLDAVGWDEVRALTGERGVPSLEAALGELGGHRVMLDLPGATERSVRAVVDTVHECGAADRVYYCSSAAAMLLVRAADPGAEIALTWTTLAPPRPELLAAVAPRWLNYRFGLVDRELTERVHRDGMLVSAWTADTRRTMRRLIAAGVDSITTNRVDALSAVLKGSRT, via the coding sequence ATGGGTGCCGTCACGGTCGTGGCGCACCGGGGCGACCCGTACCGCGTCCGCGAGAACACGCTGGCGTCGTTGCGTTCGGCGGTCGCGCGCGGGGCGGACGCGGTCGAGATCGATGTGCGGCTCACCCGTGACGGCGTCCCGGTGCTGCTGCACGACGACTCGCTGAAGCGGTTGTGGCGCGTCGAGCGGCCGCTGGACGCGGTCGGTTGGGACGAGGTGCGGGCGCTGACCGGGGAGCGGGGTGTGCCCTCGCTGGAGGCGGCGCTGGGCGAGCTGGGCGGGCACCGGGTGATGCTCGATCTGCCGGGGGCGACGGAGCGGTCGGTGCGGGCGGTCGTGGACACGGTCCACGAGTGCGGCGCGGCCGACCGGGTGTACTACTGCTCCAGTGCCGCCGCGATGCTGCTCGTCCGGGCCGCCGATCCGGGCGCCGAGATCGCCCTGACGTGGACGACCCTGGCCCCGCCCCGCCCGGAGCTGCTGGCGGCGGTCGCGCCGCGCTGGCTCAACTACCGTTTCGGGCTGGTGGACCGGGAGCTGACCGAGCGGGTGCACCGGGACGGGATGCTGGTTTCCGCGTGGACGGCCGACACGCGCAGGACGATGCGTAGGCTGATCGCCGCCGGGGTGGACTCGATCACCACCAACCGGGTGGACGCGCTGAGCGCCGTGCTGAAGGGGAGCCGTACGTGA
- a CDS encoding adenosine deaminase, with amino-acid sequence MTDLHPFIAGLPKAELHVHHVGSASPRIVAELAARHPDSKVPTDPEALVDYFTFTDFAHFIEVYLSVVDLVRTPEDVRLLTYEVARDMARQQIRYAELTITPFSSTRRGIDEKAFMAAIEDARVAAERELGVILRWCFDIPGEAGLEAAEETARLAVDLRPEGLVSFGLGGPEIGVPRPQFKPYFDRAIAAGLRSVPHAGETTGPETVWDALRELGAERIGHGTSSVRDPELLAYLAEHRIALEVCPTSNIATRAVANIDEHPVKEMVAAGVLVTINSDDPPMFGTDLNHEYGVAARLLGLDERGVAELAKNAVEASFLDPAGKARIAAEIDSYTTEWLRR; translated from the coding sequence ATGACCGATCTGCACCCCTTCATCGCGGGGCTGCCCAAGGCCGAACTGCACGTGCATCACGTCGGCTCGGCCTCGCCCCGGATCGTCGCCGAACTGGCGGCCCGCCATCCCGACTCGAAGGTCCCCACGGACCCCGAGGCGCTCGTCGACTACTTCACCTTCACCGACTTCGCGCACTTCATCGAGGTGTACCTGTCGGTCGTGGACCTCGTCCGCACGCCGGAGGACGTGCGGCTGCTGACGTACGAGGTCGCCCGGGACATGGCCCGGCAGCAGATCCGGTACGCGGAGCTCACCATCACGCCGTTCAGCTCCACCCGGCGCGGCATCGACGAGAAGGCCTTCATGGCGGCCATCGAGGACGCCCGCGTCGCGGCGGAGCGGGAGCTGGGCGTCATCCTGCGCTGGTGCTTCGACATCCCGGGCGAGGCCGGGCTGGAGGCGGCCGAGGAGACCGCGCGGCTCGCGGTGGACCTGCGGCCCGAGGGCCTGGTGTCGTTCGGGCTGGGCGGTCCCGAGATCGGCGTACCGCGCCCGCAGTTCAAGCCGTACTTCGACCGGGCCATCGCCGCCGGGCTGCGCTCGGTGCCGCACGCCGGGGAGACGACCGGTCCGGAGACCGTCTGGGACGCGCTGAGGGAGCTGGGCGCCGAGCGCATCGGGCACGGCACCAGCTCCGTAAGGGACCCGGAGCTGCTGGCGTACCTCGCGGAGCACCGCATCGCGCTGGAGGTGTGCCCGACGTCCAACATCGCCACCCGTGCGGTCGCGAACATCGACGAGCACCCCGTCAAGGAGATGGTGGCCGCCGGCGTGCTCGTCACGATCAACTCCGACGACCCGCCGATGTTCGGCACCGACCTCAACCACGAGTACGGTGTGGCGGCCCGGTTGCTGGGGCTGGACGAGCGGGGCGTCGCCGAGCTGGCCAAGAACGCCGTCGAGGCGTCGTTCCTCGACCCGGCGGGCAAGGCGCGGATCGCCGCCGAGATCGACAGCTACACCACCGAGTGGCTGCGCCGCTGA
- a CDS encoding gamma-aminobutyraldehyde dehydrogenase: MDNRFQGLDRFAAGAQYIGGRLRPGTSGRGHTVVDPATGEKVLDYELASTADVDAAVAAARDALPGWAGATPGERSDAMHRFAALLGERAEDLAHAESLQCGKPIKLTREFDVPGSVDNTAFFAGAARHLQGQSAGEYSGDHTSYVRREPIGVVGSIAPWNYPLQMAAWKVLPAIAAGNTIVLKPAELTPLTSLMFAQAATDAGIPDGVVNIVTGAGRDAGEHLVGHPDVAMTSFTGSTAVGKRVAEIATSTVKRLHLELGGKAPFVVFDDADLEAAVHGAVAGSLINTGQDCTAATRAYVQRPLYDAFVSGVADLMATIRIGDPFQEDTDLGPLISHAQRDRVAAFVDRARAYATVVTGGVAPHNDGAYYRPTLITGAAQDSEIVQAEIFGPVLVVLPFDSDDEGLALANDTPYGLAASAWTRDVYRAGRATREIKAGCVWINDHIPIISEMPHGGYQASGFGKDMSAYSFEEYTQVKHVMYDNTAVARKEWHRTIFGDR, from the coding sequence ATGGACAACCGCTTCCAGGGACTCGACCGCTTCGCGGCCGGGGCACAGTACATCGGCGGGCGGCTGCGGCCGGGGACCTCGGGACGCGGGCACACGGTCGTCGACCCCGCGACCGGGGAGAAGGTCCTCGACTACGAGCTGGCCTCCACCGCCGACGTGGACGCGGCCGTCGCCGCCGCCCGTGACGCGCTGCCCGGCTGGGCGGGCGCGACCCCGGGCGAGCGCTCCGACGCGATGCACCGGTTCGCCGCGCTCCTGGGCGAACGGGCCGAGGACCTCGCGCACGCCGAGTCCCTCCAGTGCGGCAAGCCGATCAAGCTGACGCGCGAGTTCGACGTACCGGGCAGCGTGGACAACACCGCGTTCTTCGCGGGCGCCGCCCGGCACCTCCAGGGCCAGTCGGCCGGCGAGTACAGCGGCGACCACACCTCCTACGTCCGCCGCGAGCCCATCGGCGTGGTGGGCTCCATCGCCCCGTGGAACTACCCCCTCCAGATGGCCGCCTGGAAGGTGCTCCCGGCCATCGCCGCCGGCAACACCATCGTCCTGAAGCCCGCCGAGCTCACCCCGCTCACCTCGCTGATGTTCGCGCAGGCGGCCACCGACGCGGGCATCCCCGACGGCGTCGTCAACATCGTCACCGGCGCCGGGCGGGACGCGGGGGAGCACCTCGTCGGGCACCCGGACGTCGCCATGACGTCCTTCACCGGCTCGACCGCCGTGGGCAAGCGGGTGGCCGAGATCGCCACGTCCACCGTCAAGCGGCTCCACCTGGAACTGGGCGGCAAGGCGCCCTTCGTCGTCTTCGACGACGCCGACCTGGAGGCCGCCGTGCACGGCGCGGTCGCCGGGTCGCTGATCAACACGGGCCAGGACTGCACGGCCGCCACGCGCGCGTACGTCCAGCGCCCGCTGTACGACGCGTTCGTCTCCGGCGTCGCCGACCTGATGGCGACGATCCGCATCGGCGACCCGTTCCAGGAGGACACCGACCTGGGCCCGCTCATCAGCCACGCCCAGCGGGACCGGGTCGCGGCCTTCGTGGACCGCGCCCGGGCGTACGCGACCGTCGTCACCGGCGGTGTGGCGCCGCACAACGACGGCGCGTACTACCGGCCCACCCTGATCACCGGCGCCGCCCAGGACAGCGAGATCGTCCAGGCGGAGATCTTCGGCCCGGTCCTCGTCGTGCTGCCCTTCGACAGCGACGACGAGGGGCTGGCCCTCGCCAACGACACGCCCTACGGCCTCGCCGCCTCCGCCTGGACCCGTGACGTGTACCGCGCCGGACGGGCCACGCGCGAGATCAAGGCCGGCTGCGTCTGGATCAACGACCACATCCCGATCATCAGCGAGATGCCGCACGGCGGCTACCAGGCGTCCGGCTTCGGCAAGGACATGTCGGCGTACTCCTTCGAGGAGTACACGCAGGTCAAGCACGTGATGTACGACAACACGGCGGTCGCCCGCAAGGAATGGCACCGCACGATCTTCGGGGACCGATAG
- a CDS encoding DUF4190 domain-containing protein, with translation MSERSDSNDPWAPPESRQPEPSPYQPPTAPGVHDQPTMTSVPGELPPPPMAPGTYGYPAPAPPAASYGYPGYPGYSAYGQSGWQQAPANGMGITALVLGIISVVLFCAWGLGVVLGILALIFGIIGRKKANRGEANNHGMALAGIILGAVGIVIGGTVLAFIIWTVATEAGRDAYDDNSDNDPFGTSLTVPR, from the coding sequence ATGTCAGAGCGAAGCGACTCGAACGATCCGTGGGCTCCGCCGGAGAGCCGGCAGCCCGAACCCTCCCCCTACCAGCCGCCGACCGCGCCCGGCGTGCACGACCAGCCGACGATGACCTCGGTACCGGGCGAGCTGCCGCCGCCCCCCATGGCTCCCGGCACCTACGGCTATCCGGCCCCCGCGCCGCCCGCAGCGTCGTACGGCTACCCGGGCTACCCCGGCTACAGCGCCTACGGCCAGTCCGGCTGGCAGCAGGCCCCGGCCAACGGCATGGGCATCACCGCGCTCGTCCTCGGCATCATCTCCGTAGTGCTCTTCTGCGCCTGGGGTCTGGGCGTCGTGCTCGGCATCCTCGCGCTGATCTTCGGCATCATCGGCCGCAAGAAGGCCAACCGGGGCGAGGCGAACAACCACGGCATGGCGCTCGCCGGGATCATCCTCGGCGCGGTGGGCATCGTGATCGGCGGTACGGTCCTGGCGTTCATCATCTGGACGGTCGCGACCGAGGCGGGCCGCGACGCGTACGACGACAACTCCGACAACGACCCCTTCGGCACGTCTCTCACCGTCCCGCGCTGA
- a CDS encoding NADAR family protein, with protein sequence MEKIHELIEQVSTGERVKYLHFWGHTPKRDGTIGASCLSQWWPSPFTVDGVSYATAEHWMMAAKARLFGDADAERQALEAPDPALAKKAGRLVRGFDETIWKRERFGIVVEGSRHKFASDPELRAFLLATGDRVLVEASPVDRVWGIGLAADDPRADTPAHWRGLNLLGFALMEARATLRSP encoded by the coding sequence ATGGAGAAGATCCACGAGCTGATCGAGCAGGTCAGCACGGGTGAGCGTGTCAAGTATCTGCACTTCTGGGGGCACACGCCGAAGCGCGACGGGACGATCGGGGCGAGCTGCCTGAGCCAGTGGTGGCCGTCGCCGTTCACCGTCGACGGCGTGTCGTACGCGACGGCCGAGCACTGGATGATGGCCGCCAAGGCCCGCCTCTTCGGCGACGCCGACGCCGAGCGCCAGGCCCTCGAGGCGCCGGACCCCGCGCTCGCCAAGAAGGCGGGGCGGCTCGTGCGCGGGTTCGACGAGACGATATGGAAGCGGGAGCGGTTCGGGATCGTGGTGGAGGGCAGCCGTCACAAGTTCGCCTCCGACCCGGAGCTGCGGGCATTCCTGCTGGCGACGGGCGACCGCGTCCTGGTCGAGGCGAGCCCGGTGGACCGCGTGTGGGGCATCGGCCTGGCCGCCGACGACCCCCGCGCCGACACCCCCGCCCACTGGCGCGGCCTCAACCTCCTCGGCTTCGCCCTCATGGAAGCCCGCGCCACGCTGCGCTCGCCCTGA